The genome window GGAGAGCCCAAAGCCTTTGGAAGCTGAGAGAACCTTGGACATGACATATTCTGTCAAATGGGAACCAACTAATATCAGTTTTGCTCGTCGTTTTGATGTGTACTTGGATTACCCATTTTTTGAGCATCAGGTGCGCGTTAGTTTGGGGCATTATTTCATTAAGGAAACCTATTGGTATGCCTTCCAAATATGGAGCTAGTGATGGTGAATTAGTTTTCTGTATGTCGGCTTTTTTGCGGTCTATtcttggacagagtatatactgTTGTGTATTTTATCATTGGAGGTAGATCAATCCAAAGCTGTATTTAGAAAAAAGTCAATTTGAAGTTGTATAAATCCTCTCCTTGTGTTTAATGTAGCATAGCAAAATTCATTACTTTGCTTGAGTTTCATGTATTGTCTATAATTGTAATATTCACTCCGCAGATCCATTGGTTCTCCATATTTAATTCCTTCATGATGGTCATCTTTCTTACTGGTCTGGTGTCTATGATTTTGATGCGCACACTGAGGAATGATTATGCCAAGTATGCTCGGGAAGATGATGACCTCGAAACCCTGGTAACAACTCGTGCGTGAACAACCTTGTGTTTAACTAAGCCTTAAAATGTAAGGCTTACTGTCTTAAATGTTAATGTTTTTCTCTCAGGAAAGAGATGTTAGTGAAGAGTCTGGTTGGAAACTTGTTCACGGGGATGTGTTTCGGCCTTCTCGTTGTCTAGCATTAATTTCAGCTCTTGTTGGTACTGGGGCACAGCTGGCACTGCTTGTTCTCCTTGTCATTCTGTTGGCAATTGTGGGGACATTATATGTTGGGTATGTTGGAACTCTTGGTATCATTCCTTGAAAACTAGTTGTTGCCTAATGAAGCCTAGAAGCGAGTTATAGGGGTATTTGATGATGGCTATCTgctatttttctacttttcaaaTAATTTTGCATTAAATTGTACATTTACTAGCAGGCTGTTGGCTATTCCTGTCTAGCAACAATCATTTTAATTAACTCTATTTACACGCTATGTTGACAGAATTATCAGCTAAATAGCTTTTTTGGGGGGGAAAAAGCTTACATGGCATATGTATATTCTTTTTACAGGAGAGGAGCTATTGTCACGACTTTCATAGTATGTTATGCTTTGACATCTTTCATTTCGGGCTATGTTAGTGGTGCAATGTACTCACGAAATGGTGGTATGTACTCTTGCTTATCTATATCTGTGCATACATGACACTACTTTTATTGGACCTCCTCTCTATGGCTTGTCATTTTGGTTCACCTGACTAAGAAAGTTCAGGTGAATGGAATATTTTGCCTTCATGTTTTTTACTGTATACTGTATGACATTCTGGTACCAACATTTTTTTGGTTGTGCAGCTTTTATTTCCTTGTATTGTTTGGTTTACTGATACTCGGTATACATATCTTTTGATATGTTTTTATAAGGTATTTCATTTGGGAtatttagctagcgtttggccatagattcccaaatttattctgaaaaatttgatttggatgaagtttggtttgaagataaaaatgtgtttggacatctgttttgggtgaagtttggtttggaaaaacatgaaacatgacttatacccacaagttctaaaaactatcacaaatacccaacaataccattatcaataacattcattatattatcgcaaaccatagtcctgaacataaataaatttgatgcaaaattatcatttttataatgaactacatgatacactatcagatgatctagaagacgaagcaacatcgttacaaaataataaatggtgggctcttttataaaatacaaaagtttggggcaattttaaaaaaatataatggtgatattttggcccaaaatcagctattgagctggttttgggttttgggatttggccaaaatgtaggcaaaatctatggccaaacatgtgtttgccaaataaaacccaagtttattttgacaaaatctatggccaaacgggtccttagtATATATTTGCTTAAAAAcatgctctctctctctcgatAAAAGTATCCCGGTGTTTGATTCATGGTTGCAGGGAAAAGCTGGATCAAATCAATGATTCTCACAGCGTCGCTATTCCCATTTTTGTGCTTTGGGATTGGCTTTATTCTAAACACGATTGCCATATTTTATGGGTCTCTAGCAGCCATTCCCTTTGGTACAATGGTAGTTATCTTTGTCAtctgggcattcatttcctttcCCCTGGCTCTTCTTGGTACTGTTTTTGGAAGAAACTGGAGTGGTGCTCCAAACAATCCATGCCGTGTCAAGACCATTCCTCGCCCTATTCCTGAGAAGAAGTGGTACCTGACACCCTCTGTAGTTTCCTTGATGGGAGGATTGCTGCCATTTGGAAGCATATTTATTGAGATGTATTTTGTCTTCACGTCCTTCTGGAATTACAAGGTAAAGACTAACCTTCTGATAGGCTGGTAAACTACTTGCTAAGTCACTTTGAATAACAAATGAAGCGAAGAGTTCACAAATGTAGATAGAAAGTAGTTGATAGAATTCTTCAATTGATCGAGACTCGTTGCTAATTAATATGAGTGTGAATTGAATTATGGATTTGAAATACAATGAGGGGTCAAGGCAAATAAAAAATTCTTAATGAGTCGAGCCAAATAATTCTTAAATAAAACCATTCTCCCTTCTCCCTTTGGTTTGACAGTTGGCTTGTTCACTTCAGCTTGTTCTTAGTGTTTCAGCCACCACTGTTTAGATAGGATTGGAAGTTGAGGGCCATCATTTATGTTCATATATACATGCGGATGAAAATTACGTTAATCGTTTGTTTGAACTGGGTGTGTAGGAGCTCTATCATTTTATAGGAGAATGTCTATTAAAATGCTATGGAGAAGAACTGGAAAAGATTGCCTAGGTTAATGACGAGGGCATTACTTCTGGACAGGCAGATTTTACATCCGTTTTGGCCTCTTCTGTTCATTTTCTTGTACCTGCAGAATTCGAATTTGTTggtgcttctgcacatttttttgtctAACTCTTCGTCAAATTCTCCTACATCAACTCATTTCCTCCCTCCCCGAGCATGGAGGGCGAAGATAAGTGGGAGGGTATCATCCTTTTTTCAGGGCCAGGGGGTGGGTCTTAAGGGACTTCAACCTACTCCTTTTATGTACATGATTAGTTGTATTTTGCACTTAGCCACtttttaaaattgaaaaatagTATATGAAGTAATGCCTTTTGTCAGGTAACGACTTATGAAATTTTCATTGAAGCTGTGCTGGGCTTTGCAAATTATGAAGTCATAGCTAATTTGTTTCGTTGTGTTCTTTTGCAGGTGTACTACGTCTATGGATTTATGCTTCTGGTCTTTCTGATCCTCATTATTGTTACCATCTGCGTGACTATTGTGGGAACATATTTCCTACTAAATGCTGAAAATTACCATTGGCAATGGACTTCATTTTTCTCAGCCGCATCTACAGCTGTCTATGTATACCTGTACTCAGTCTATTATTACTATGTGAAGACTAAGATGTCAGGGTTTTTCCAGACCAGCTTCTACTTTGGATACACACTGATGTTTTGCCTTGGCTTAGGGATTCTCTGCGGTGAGTATAACAACTCCAGTTCTTTTTACACCATTTATGGGATATTGCCTTTGAGTAGGATTTGTTTTTCATCGTAAGAGCTCTCCTTGGCGATAATTTATGTTAGCTTTAGTTTTGTGCCTGTCTCATTGC of Nicotiana tomentosiformis chromosome 7, ASM39032v3, whole genome shotgun sequence contains these proteins:
- the LOC104096030 gene encoding transmembrane 9 superfamily member 1 isoform X1 encodes the protein MRPTARSLSLVLLLAAFLIVFPALASDSDHKYQPDDPVTLWVNKVGPYNNPQETYNYYSLPFCHASGSTHKWGGLGEVLGGNELIDSQIDIKFHKNVDKSGICELELDDTKVKLFKDAIENNYWFEFFIDDLPLWGFVGELRTDRNSDSKHVLYTHKNINIKYNKDQIIHVNLSQESPKPLEAERTLDMTYSVKWEPTNISFARRFDVYLDYPFFEHQIHWFSIFNSFMMVIFLTGLVSMILMRTLRNDYAKYAREDDDLETLERDVSEESGWKLVHGDVFRPSRCLALISALVGTGAQLALLVLLVILLAIVGTLYVGRGAIVTTFIVCYALTSFISGYVSGAMYSRNGGKSWIKSMILTASLFPFLCFGIGFILNTIAIFYGSLAAIPFGTMVVIFVIWAFISFPLALLGTVFGRNWSGAPNNPCRVKTIPRPIPEKKWYLTPSVVSLMGGLLPFGSIFIEMYFVFTSFWNYKVYYVYGFMLLVFLILIIVTICVTIVGTYFLLNAENYHWQWTSFFSAASTAVYVYLYSVYYYYVKTKMSGFFQTSFYFGYTLMFCLGLGILCGAVGFLGSNLFVRRIYRNIKCD
- the LOC104096030 gene encoding transmembrane 9 superfamily member 1 isoform X2, with protein sequence MRPTARSLSLVLLLAAFLIVFPALASDSDHKYQPDDPVTLWVNKVGPYNNPQETYNYYSLPFCHASGSTHKWGGLGEVLGGNELIDSQIDIKFHKNVDKSGICELELDDTKVKLFKDAIENNYWFEFFIGFVGELRTDRNSDSKHVLYTHKNINIKYNKDQIIHVNLSQESPKPLEAERTLDMTYSVKWEPTNISFARRFDVYLDYPFFEHQIHWFSIFNSFMMVIFLTGLVSMILMRTLRNDYAKYAREDDDLETLERDVSEESGWKLVHGDVFRPSRCLALISALVGTGAQLALLVLLVILLAIVGTLYVGRGAIVTTFIVCYALTSFISGYVSGAMYSRNGGKSWIKSMILTASLFPFLCFGIGFILNTIAIFYGSLAAIPFGTMVVIFVIWAFISFPLALLGTVFGRNWSGAPNNPCRVKTIPRPIPEKKWYLTPSVVSLMGGLLPFGSIFIEMYFVFTSFWNYKVYYVYGFMLLVFLILIIVTICVTIVGTYFLLNAENYHWQWTSFFSAASTAVYVYLYSVYYYYVKTKMSGFFQTSFYFGYTLMFCLGLGILCGAVGFLGSNLFVRRIYRNIKCD